From a region of the Salvelinus fontinalis isolate EN_2023a chromosome 13, ASM2944872v1, whole genome shotgun sequence genome:
- the zmp:0000001268 gene encoding LOW QUALITY PROTEIN: CYTL1 domain-containing protein (The sequence of the model RefSeq protein was modified relative to this genomic sequence to represent the inferred CDS: inserted 2 bases in 1 codon; substituted 1 base at 1 genomic stop codon), with protein SNKNNNNNNKGNQKHSXVCNCLKIVTYHXRIPTWLYKGPPCVFHCELSAMAILGHTLLALSLVALVLCYPNPPTCYTKVLSMARDLTHQAAMIKMEPETRHCMAHIPHLYLDVHNACIMPKMRQYVFLVDGLRELRCAYTRKVRVVGLAVRQLHMIMSQRCHGELVFTTDDCTALDRPPMSWSRK; from the exons TCAAAcaagaataacaacaacaacaacaaaggaaaCCAAAAACATTC AGTGTGTAATTGTCTTAAGATAGTAACATATCATTAGAGGATTCCTACCTGGTTATATAAAGGCCCTCCTTGTGTGTTTCACTGTGAACTATCAGCTATGGCCATTTTAGGACACACACTACTAGCACTTTCACTGGTAGCACTGGTCCTATGCTACCCTAACCCACCGACATGCTACACTAAGGTGTTGAGTATGGCTCGAGACCTCACCCATCAGGCAGCGATGATCAAGATGGAACCTGAAACT AGGCATTGCATGGCGCACATCCCACATCTCTACCTAGATGTACAT AACGCTTGCATCATGCCGAAGATGAGGCAGTACGTCTTTCTGGTGGACGGCTTGCGTGAACTGCGCTGTGCTTACACCAGGAAAGTGCGGGTGGTGGGTCTCGCGGTCAGGCAACTGCACATGATCATGTCCCAGAGGTGTCACGGG GAGCTGGTGTTCACCACTGACGACTGTACAGCCTTGGACCGCCCGCCGATGAGCTGGAGCCGGAAATGA